The Kluyvera intermedia genome window below encodes:
- a CDS encoding glycosyltransferase family 8 protein, which yields MNALAKFVEKKYSFVSSTLSTSEGRSFHIAYGTDANYQMGAAISIASILENNKSKAISYHFHIFTDSVSKEYAERLKSIAEPFGASVYLYTIDDSVLDNLPASVVWPLSIYYRILAFDYLYQMSDTLLYLDSDVICKNDIRELEDLELGDNFAAVVPDVEALQNKNQQRLSFDFQNKYFNSGVIYANLKQWNEGHCSDKIFSLIQSEGQTGKLKYPDQDALNIIFFGQLIYLDRKYNAIYPLKSEFERKDKNYYKSFIKDETVFIHYTGITKPWHEWAEYEASIYFRAIYKLTPWKDESYLKSKSTVEYREEYKHCLYQKRYIKALRSLFFYRKNKLLK from the coding sequence ATGAACGCACTTGCGAAGTTCGTTGAGAAAAAATACTCATTTGTATCTAGTACGTTATCCACGAGTGAAGGCCGCAGCTTTCATATCGCATATGGGACGGATGCAAATTATCAAATGGGCGCTGCAATATCTATTGCGTCAATCCTTGAGAATAACAAATCAAAAGCAATAAGTTATCACTTCCATATTTTTACGGACTCTGTTTCAAAAGAGTATGCCGAGAGATTGAAGTCAATTGCTGAGCCTTTCGGCGCTTCAGTTTATCTTTATACCATTGATGACAGTGTTCTTGATAATCTGCCTGCAAGCGTAGTATGGCCTTTATCTATCTATTATAGAATATTGGCCTTTGATTATCTTTATCAGATGAGTGACACCCTTCTTTACCTTGATTCTGATGTTATTTGCAAGAATGATATCAGAGAACTTGAGGATCTCGAACTGGGTGATAACTTTGCAGCAGTTGTACCCGATGTTGAGGCATTGCAGAATAAAAACCAGCAGCGGTTATCTTTTGATTTCCAGAATAAATATTTTAACTCAGGTGTTATTTACGCTAATTTGAAGCAGTGGAATGAAGGCCATTGTTCTGATAAAATATTTTCTCTGATTCAAAGTGAAGGGCAAACTGGTAAATTGAAGTATCCAGACCAGGATGCGTTAAATATAATATTCTTTGGGCAATTGATATATCTCGATAGAAAATATAATGCTATCTATCCCTTGAAGTCAGAGTTTGAGCGTAAAGATAAGAACTATTATAAAAGTTTCATCAAAGATGAAACGGTATTTATTCACTACACAGGTATCACCAAGCCATGGCATGAATGGGCTGAATATGAAGCTTCGATTTATTTTCGTGCAATATATAAGTTAACCCCATGGAAGGATGAAAGTTATTTAAAATCCAAATCGACAGTGGAATATAGAGAAGAATATAAGCATTGTTTATACCAAAAACGCTATATCAAAGCGTTGCGTTCTTTATTCTTTTATCGAAAGAATAAACTTCTAAAATAA
- the rfaC gene encoding lipopolysaccharide heptosyltransferase RfaC produces the protein MRVLIVKTSSMGDVLHTLPALTDAMRAIPGIRFDWVVEEGFAQIPSWHEAVDRVIPVAIRRWRKAWFSAPIKVERKAFRDAVQAENYDVIIDAQGLVKSAALVTRLAHGIKHGMDWQTAREPLASLFYNRRHHIARQQHAVERTRELFAKSLGYAKPESQGDYAIAQHFQRSLTSDGMPYCVFLHATTRDDKHWPEVHWRELIGLLKEEGLRIKLPWGAPHEEARAKRLAQGFDYVEVLPRLSLEEVAHMLAGAKFVISVDTGLSHLTAALDRPNMTLYGPTDPGLIGGYGKNQEACCSTSHNLTDLSAKEVWPFIKKILNQSIS, from the coding sequence ATGCGGGTTCTGATTGTTAAAACCTCTTCAATGGGTGATGTCTTGCACACGCTGCCAGCGTTAACTGACGCGATGCGGGCCATTCCAGGCATCCGTTTTGATTGGGTCGTTGAAGAAGGCTTCGCGCAAATTCCTTCCTGGCATGAAGCCGTGGATCGCGTCATCCCTGTAGCGATTCGTCGCTGGCGTAAAGCGTGGTTTTCCGCCCCCATTAAGGTTGAGCGAAAAGCGTTTCGTGATGCGGTGCAGGCGGAAAATTATGACGTCATCATCGATGCTCAGGGTCTGGTGAAAAGTGCCGCGCTGGTCACCCGTCTAGCGCACGGCATCAAGCATGGGATGGACTGGCAGACGGCGCGTGAGCCACTAGCAAGCCTGTTTTACAACCGTCGTCACCATATCGCCAGGCAACAGCATGCCGTCGAACGCACGCGCGAACTGTTCGCTAAAAGTCTGGGGTATGCGAAACCGGAATCTCAGGGTGACTATGCAATTGCGCAGCATTTCCAGCGCTCTCTCACGTCAGACGGAATGCCTTACTGCGTCTTCTTACATGCGACAACGCGTGATGACAAGCATTGGCCAGAAGTGCATTGGCGCGAATTGATTGGGCTGCTGAAAGAGGAAGGGCTACGCATCAAATTGCCATGGGGCGCGCCTCATGAAGAAGCCAGAGCGAAGCGATTGGCACAAGGGTTTGATTACGTGGAGGTTCTGCCGCGCCTGAGTCTTGAAGAAGTGGCGCATATGCTGGCAGGGGCAAAGTTTGTTATTTCAGTCGATACCGGGCTAAGTCACCTGACCGCCGCCCTGGATCGTCCGAATATGACGCTGTATGGGCCAACAGACCCAGGATTGATTGGCGGTTATGGGAAGAATCAGGAAGCATGTTGCTCCACTTCTCACAATCTTACCGATCTTTCTGCAAAAGAGGTCTGGCCTTTTATCAAAAAAATACTAAATCAATCAATATCTTAA
- a CDS encoding glycosyltransferase family 25 protein: MNENFPVFVISLKSDIERREKIAKLLDDVNIDFEFFDAIDYRSDKFKGIRNSASANSHAKYVDMTEPEMACTLSHLAVYQQIIDRNLQWALVLEDDVHFDRRLSDVVHALSLSTSSLKQGCSYVLGGQQGTSDYQLFGLSLRHIVKIGGIWFRKVTYKKHKVTRTCSYIVDQRYCQQALKLFSSHGFYLIDDRKILFDNDVMDDIYFCDIVTHPLVNISNSHLELSRVNKNKGVCVKKRNVIIAYILSLRYRIRVFLGSFI; this comes from the coding sequence ATGAATGAGAATTTCCCCGTATTCGTCATCTCACTTAAAAGTGATATTGAGCGTAGAGAGAAGATCGCTAAGCTTTTAGATGATGTAAACATTGATTTCGAGTTTTTCGATGCTATTGATTATCGAAGTGATAAATTTAAGGGTATAAGAAATAGTGCGTCTGCTAATTCTCACGCAAAATACGTAGATATGACCGAACCAGAAATGGCTTGTACGCTAAGTCATCTCGCGGTGTATCAGCAGATTATTGATAGAAATCTTCAGTGGGCTCTGGTACTGGAAGATGATGTTCATTTTGACCGCAGACTGTCTGATGTTGTGCATGCGCTGTCTTTGTCAACGTCCTCTCTGAAGCAGGGATGTTCTTATGTTCTGGGTGGGCAGCAAGGCACTTCAGATTACCAACTCTTTGGTTTAAGCCTACGCCATATCGTAAAAATTGGTGGTATTTGGTTCCGGAAGGTGACGTATAAGAAACATAAAGTCACCCGAACCTGTAGTTATATTGTTGATCAAAGATATTGCCAGCAGGCATTAAAGCTATTTTCCTCTCATGGCTTTTATTTGATTGATGATCGAAAAATTCTTTTTGATAACGACGTGATGGATGATATCTATTTTTGCGATATAGTCACACACCCTCTTGTTAATATCTCAAATTCACACCTTGAATTGAGTAGAGTTAATAAGAATAAAGGAGTGTGCGTAAAGAAAAGAAATGTGATTATAGCTTATATACTTTCGCTTCGTTATAGAATTAGGGTTTTTCTAGGTAGCTTTATTTAA
- the rfaF gene encoding ADP-heptose--LPS heptosyltransferase RfaF: protein MKILVVGPSWVGDMMMSQSLYRTLKARYPQAIIDVMAPAWCRPLLSRMPEVNEAIAMPLGHGALEVGERRKLGHSLRERRYDRAYVLPNSFKSALVPFFAGIPLRTGWRGEMRYGLLNDARVLDKDAWPLMVERYVALAYDKGVMRCAKDLPQPLLWPQLQVHEGEKSLTCNAFSLSSDRPMIGFCPGAEFGPAKRWPHYHYATLAKQLIDEGHQIVLFGSAKDNDAGNEIIASLSDEQKVWCRNLAGETQLEQAVILLAACKAVVTNDSGLMHVAAALNRPLVALYGPSSPDFTPPLSNKARVIRLITGYLKVRKGDSAQGYHQSLIDITPARVLEELNALLSGEED from the coding sequence ATGAAAATACTGGTGGTCGGCCCGTCATGGGTGGGCGACATGATGATGTCGCAAAGTCTCTATCGCACGCTCAAGGCGCGCTATCCCCAGGCGATAATCGACGTGATGGCACCCGCGTGGTGCCGTCCGTTGTTGTCGCGAATGCCGGAAGTCAACGAAGCTATCGCCATGCCGCTTGGGCATGGTGCGCTGGAAGTTGGCGAACGGCGCAAGCTTGGTCATAGCCTGCGCGAGCGGCGCTATGATCGCGCCTATGTCCTGCCAAACTCTTTTAAATCAGCACTGGTGCCGTTCTTCGCGGGCATTCCGCTGCGTACCGGCTGGCGCGGTGAAATGCGTTATGGCCTGCTTAACGATGCGCGCGTGCTGGACAAAGACGCGTGGCCGCTGATGGTCGAGCGCTACGTGGCGCTGGCCTACGATAAAGGTGTCATGCGTTGCGCCAAAGATCTGCCACAGCCGCTGCTATGGCCTCAGCTACAGGTCCATGAAGGTGAGAAATCACTGACCTGCAACGCCTTCTCGCTCTCAAGCGACCGCCCGATGATTGGCTTTTGCCCTGGCGCTGAATTCGGCCCGGCAAAACGCTGGCCGCATTATCACTACGCGACGCTTGCAAAGCAGTTGATCGACGAAGGTCATCAGATTGTGCTTTTCGGCTCAGCCAAAGATAACGACGCGGGCAATGAAATTATCGCCTCGCTCAGTGACGAACAAAAAGTCTGGTGCCGTAATCTGGCCGGGGAAACCCAGCTGGAACAGGCAGTTATCTTGCTTGCCGCGTGTAAAGCCGTGGTGACCAACGACTCCGGTCTTATGCACGTCGCCGCAGCGCTCAACCGTCCACTGGTGGCGCTATATGGCCCAAGCAGCCCGGACTTTACTCCGCCGCTGTCAAACAAGGCCCGCGTGATTCGTCTGATTACCGGCTACCTCAAGGTGCGTAAAGGCGATTCAGCGCAGGGCTATCATCAAAGCCTTATCGACATCACTCCAGCCCGCGTGCTGGAAGAGCTCAATGCTCTGCTGTCAGGCGAGGAAGACTGA
- the rfaD gene encoding ADP-glyceromanno-heptose 6-epimerase has product MIIVTGGAGFIGSNIVKALNDKGITDILVVDNLKDGTKFVNLVDLDISDYMDKEDFLIQIMAGEEFGEIEAVFHEGACSSTTEWDGKYVMDNNYQYSKELLHYCLEREIPFLYASSAATYGGRTSDFIESREFEKPLNVYGYSKFLFDEYVRRIMPEVDSPIVGFRYFNVYGPREGHKGSMASVAFHLNTQLNNGESPKLFEGSDSFKRDFVYVGDVAAVNLWFWENGVSGIFNLGTGRAESFQAVADATLAFHKKGSIEYIPFPDKLKGRYQAFTQADLTNLRAAGYDKPFKTVAEGVTEYMAWLNREA; this is encoded by the coding sequence GGCATCACCGACATTCTGGTGGTGGATAACCTGAAAGACGGCACCAAGTTCGTGAACCTGGTCGATCTGGACATCTCCGATTACATGGATAAAGAAGATTTTCTGATCCAGATTATGGCCGGTGAAGAGTTCGGTGAGATTGAAGCGGTCTTCCACGAAGGTGCTTGCTCCTCCACCACCGAGTGGGACGGTAAGTATGTGATGGATAACAACTATCAGTACTCCAAAGAGCTGCTGCATTACTGCCTGGAGCGTGAAATTCCGTTCCTGTACGCCTCTTCTGCCGCAACCTACGGCGGCCGCACGAGCGACTTTATCGAGTCCCGCGAGTTTGAAAAACCGCTGAACGTCTACGGTTACTCTAAATTCCTGTTCGACGAATATGTCCGCCGTATTATGCCGGAAGTGGATTCCCCTATCGTTGGTTTCCGCTACTTCAACGTCTATGGCCCGCGTGAAGGCCACAAAGGCAGCATGGCGAGCGTGGCCTTCCACCTGAACACCCAGTTAAACAACGGCGAAAGCCCGAAACTGTTTGAGGGCAGCGACAGCTTCAAGCGTGATTTCGTCTATGTGGGCGATGTAGCAGCCGTGAACCTGTGGTTCTGGGAAAACGGTGTCTCCGGTATCTTCAACCTCGGTACCGGCCGTGCTGAGTCCTTCCAGGCGGTGGCTGATGCAACCCTGGCGTTCCACAAAAAAGGCAGCATTGAGTACATTCCATTCCCGGATAAACTGAAAGGCCGCTATCAGGCATTTACGCAGGCCGATCTGACCAACCTGCGTGCCGCTGGCTACGATAAGCCGTTCAAGACCGTCGCCGAAGGCGTAACGGAATATATGGCCTGGTTGAACCGCGAAGCGTAA
- a CDS encoding O-antigen ligase family protein, producing the protein MMSKKVADNVFYTITTGLCFLALLLLPFQQDFAMKSLRIAGEVALLVIFISPRKYLKSDTIYIAISLLVLSVLYFAWFRIYKTPDSEYVGAYMNYRDWSLVGIFSAFTIPVISTAREQFKKLTNYAHLAISLLVIAVYIVYSCYQYFILHDTRAILSLTYGPGAPAAAYTITFISLYSLITVSTLVNKYRLPLLILIGFASFIAISATATRAGMITYPILFAFIFWKEVQGYSSKQKKMCIYAFLALAVVSASVLHKPIVKRVNDLTADIIKYNANNSETSVGARFAMYKTGFESSYNNVIGQPLEERNEKIKSIIANNKDLSGARHYLNVHLHNQLIDTLSTTGWLGVTLNILFLLAVIIYIHKQHFPLMYTYVVAMMMFSLSDTLTYSTPIPLAWLLTLVLMCSLMNNKSQN; encoded by the coding sequence ATGATGAGCAAAAAAGTTGCTGATAATGTGTTTTACACGATCACTACAGGATTGTGTTTCCTCGCATTATTACTTCTTCCCTTTCAACAAGATTTTGCAATGAAATCCTTGAGAATCGCCGGGGAAGTGGCGTTGTTGGTTATTTTCATTTCACCACGCAAGTACCTTAAGTCTGATACTATATATATAGCAATCAGTCTTCTTGTTTTATCGGTATTATATTTTGCGTGGTTCAGGATATATAAAACCCCTGATTCTGAATATGTCGGCGCTTACATGAACTATCGCGACTGGAGCCTCGTTGGGATATTTTCAGCATTTACCATCCCCGTTATTTCAACGGCAAGAGAGCAGTTCAAAAAGCTAACAAACTATGCTCATTTGGCGATTTCGTTACTGGTTATCGCTGTCTACATAGTTTACTCGTGCTACCAATATTTTATTCTCCATGATACCAGAGCAATACTCTCACTGACATATGGGCCTGGTGCACCAGCGGCTGCATACACTATCACATTCATTTCCCTATATTCATTGATAACCGTATCAACACTGGTCAATAAATACAGGTTACCATTGCTCATATTGATAGGATTTGCCAGTTTCATTGCTATTTCTGCCACAGCAACACGAGCAGGAATGATCACCTACCCGATTCTCTTTGCATTTATTTTCTGGAAAGAAGTACAGGGGTATAGCAGCAAACAGAAAAAAATGTGTATTTATGCATTTCTAGCACTTGCTGTCGTGTCTGCTTCCGTACTGCATAAACCCATCGTAAAAAGGGTAAATGATTTAACAGCGGACATTATCAAATATAATGCCAATAACTCAGAAACATCCGTTGGCGCACGCTTTGCCATGTATAAAACGGGTTTTGAGTCGTCGTATAATAACGTTATAGGGCAGCCATTAGAAGAACGTAACGAGAAGATCAAAAGCATCATCGCTAATAATAAAGATCTCTCTGGTGCACGCCATTATCTTAATGTTCACCTGCACAATCAATTGATTGATACGTTATCCACCACTGGCTGGTTAGGCGTTACCTTAAACATTCTATTTCTGCTTGCTGTCATTATTTATATCCATAAGCAACACTTCCCATTGATGTATACTTATGTCGTGGCCATGATGATGTTTAGCTTAAGCGATACTTTGACATACTCAACCCCGATACCACTCGCATGGTTACTGACGCTGGTACTGATGTGTTCTTTAATGAATAACAAATCCCAGAACTAA